In Brachypodium distachyon strain Bd21 chromosome 2, Brachypodium_distachyon_v3.0, whole genome shotgun sequence, one genomic interval encodes:
- the LOC100835534 gene encoding uncharacterized protein LOC100835534 isoform X1, producing MSGGQEGAEGSDHAMDLVEDQNNLKTKRSRATNWPKVMSKFLLEWYLEKKKAMPPKSKFKKIHHHYCQSALNARFESAYTVDQVHRHLRRFKEVWSIVARYMNENGSRIDKKNRMLILPSATMSALPLAERAILVKPIPFFDHLQALFGDCPVDRASMTVPFTDADLSDDQLESQDPSNLMVDHADPDEAGLDKVVLEGEDDCHDVVIFNGAGTVPCEVMSGTSAPSAEPSGSYAESTMAALKPSLKKCKIVSKAKASPKPQAPVPHHSRTTDVLNSNLIGIHGSVAKPIWTASTSLDPNAPLWSMLKEIPLTPADRLSVGIHLCKPESEVHRSFFLSMGKEYLEAWAQKFLAGGEPGAL from the exons ATGTCCGGGGGCCAAGAAGGCGCCGAGGGCTCAG ATCACGCCATGGACTTAGTTGAAGACCAGAATAACTTGAAAACCAAAAGGTCAAGAGCTACGAATTGGCCTAAAGTAATGTCAAAATTTCTACTTGAGTGGTACCTTGAGAAAAAGAAGGCGATGCCACCTAAATCCAAATTCAAGAAGATCCACCACCATTATTGCCAATCTGCACTAAATGCTAGATTCGAGTCAGCTTACACTGTTGATCAGGTCCATCGTCACTTAAGGCGTTTCAAGGAGGTTTGGAGTATTGTGGCACGTTATATGAACGAGAATGGGAGCAGGATTGACAAGAAGAACAGAATGTTAATACTACCTTCTGCAACGATGTCTGCTCTACCT TTAGCAGAACGTGCTATTCTCGTTAAACCTATTCCATTCTTCGACCATTTGCAAGCTCTCTTTGGCGATTGCCCAGTTGATCGTGCCTCTATGACAGTCCCGTTTACTGATGCTGACTTAAGTGATGATCAGTTAGAATCTCAGGACCCATCAAACTTGATGGTCGATCATGCAGACCCAGACGAAGCAGGCTTGGACAAAGTTGTTTTGGAGGGTGAAGATGACTGTCATGACGTTGTAATTTTTAACGGTGCTGGTACAGTGCCCTGCgaagttatgtcaggcaccaGTGCACCATCTGCTGAACCATCTGGATCCTATGCAGAGAGCACAATGGCTGCTCTCAAACCCAGCTTGAAGAAGTGCAAGATAGTCAGCAAAGCAAAAGCAAGTCCAAAACCGCAGGCCCCTGTGCCACATCATAGCAGGACAACCGATGTGTTAAACAGTAACTTGATAGGGATCCATGGCAGTGTCGCCAAACCAATATGGACAGCATCAACATCGTTAGACCCGAATGCTCCTCTGTGGAGCATGCTGAAGGAAATTCCATTGACACCTGCGGATAGACTATCAGTTGGAATTCATCTTTGTAAGCCAGAGTCGGAAGTTCATCGAAGTTTTTTCTTGAGTATGGGTAAGGAGTACCTCGAGGCATGGGCCCAGAAGTTCTTGGCTGGAGGGGAACCTGGAGCCTTATAG
- the LOC100835534 gene encoding uncharacterized protein LOC100835534 isoform X2, translating to MSGGQEGAEGSDHAMDLVEDQNNLKTKRSRATNWPKVMSKFLLEWYLEKKKAMPPKSKFKKIHHHYCQSALNARFESAYTVDQVHRHLRRFKEVWSIVARYMNENGSRIDKKNRMLILPSATMSALPLESQDPSNLMVDHADPDEAGLDKVVLEGEDDCHDVVIFNGAGTVPCEVMSGTSAPSAEPSGSYAESTMAALKPSLKKCKIVSKAKASPKPQAPVPHHSRTTDVLNSNLIGIHGSVAKPIWTASTSLDPNAPLWSMLKEIPLTPADRLSVGIHLCKPESEVHRSFFLSMGKEYLEAWAQKFLAGGEPGAL from the exons ATGTCCGGGGGCCAAGAAGGCGCCGAGGGCTCAG ATCACGCCATGGACTTAGTTGAAGACCAGAATAACTTGAAAACCAAAAGGTCAAGAGCTACGAATTGGCCTAAAGTAATGTCAAAATTTCTACTTGAGTGGTACCTTGAGAAAAAGAAGGCGATGCCACCTAAATCCAAATTCAAGAAGATCCACCACCATTATTGCCAATCTGCACTAAATGCTAGATTCGAGTCAGCTTACACTGTTGATCAGGTCCATCGTCACTTAAGGCGTTTCAAGGAGGTTTGGAGTATTGTGGCACGTTATATGAACGAGAATGGGAGCAGGATTGACAAGAAGAACAGAATGTTAATACTACCTTCTGCAACGATGTCTGCTCTACCT TTAGAATCTCAGGACCCATCAAACTTGATGGTCGATCATGCAGACCCAGACGAAGCAGGCTTGGACAAAGTTGTTTTGGAGGGTGAAGATGACTGTCATGACGTTGTAATTTTTAACGGTGCTGGTACAGTGCCCTGCgaagttatgtcaggcaccaGTGCACCATCTGCTGAACCATCTGGATCCTATGCAGAGAGCACAATGGCTGCTCTCAAACCCAGCTTGAAGAAGTGCAAGATAGTCAGCAAAGCAAAAGCAAGTCCAAAACCGCAGGCCCCTGTGCCACATCATAGCAGGACAACCGATGTGTTAAACAGTAACTTGATAGGGATCCATGGCAGTGTCGCCAAACCAATATGGACAGCATCAACATCGTTAGACCCGAATGCTCCTCTGTGGAGCATGCTGAAGGAAATTCCATTGACACCTGCGGATAGACTATCAGTTGGAATTCATCTTTGTAAGCCAGAGTCGGAAGTTCATCGAAGTTTTTTCTTGAGTATGGGTAAGGAGTACCTCGAGGCATGGGCCCAGAAGTTCTTGGCTGGAGGGGAACCTGGAGCCTTATAG
- the LOC100835843 gene encoding uncharacterized protein LOC100835843 — protein MAMMAQAGFSLTRVILLVGTGVAGSVVLRNGRLSEILGELQELLEKGGNGKGGGGGVDLGINNALNEVRLLTMQVRELGSQRSITVLNGGSGQAGVSGLIVPAATVGALGYGYMWWKGISFADLMYVTKQNMANVVSSMTKHLEQVQSSLAAAKKHLTQRIEKLDDKLDQQKALSGQIKDDVTGARLKLENIGSEIKNIKELVWGLDEKMDSMEAKQNFSCAGVMYLCQFIEQSGGKLPERLEGLKPSGKRFNGLQGLQLAIESGDYSGFANDASAEKLSRSTSVKSVS, from the exons ATGGCGATGATGGCCCAGGCGGGCTTCAGCCTCACCCGTGTTATCCTCCTCGTCGGCACGGGCGTGGCCGGGTCCGTCGTCCTCCGCAACGGCCGTCTCTCCGAGATCCTCGGCGAGCTGCAG GAGTTGCTGGAGAAGGGTGGGAACGGGaagggaggaggtgggggtgtGGACCTCGGCATCAACAACGCGCTCAACGAG GTACGCCTCCTAACTATGCAGGTGCGAGAGCTAGGTTCTCAACGTTCCATAACTGTTCTCAATGGAGGTTCTGGACAAGCAG GGGTATCAGGCCTGATAGTACCTGCAGCAACTGTTGGAGCACTGGGTTATGGTTACATGTGGTGGAAA GGCATCTCCTTTGCGGACCTAATGTATGTGACCAAGCAAAACATGGCAAACGTTGTTTCTAGTATGACTAAGCATCTGGAGCAAGTTCAGAGCTCTCTTGCT GCTGCTAAAAAGCATTTGACACAGCGCATTGAGAAGTTGGATGATAAGTTGGATCAGCAGAAGGCGCTTTCTGGGCAAATAAAAGATGAT GTTACTGGTGCACGACTGAAGCTTGAAAATATAGGTTCAGAAATTAAGAACATCAAAGAATTGGTCTGGGGTCTG GACGAGAAGATGGATTCAATGGAAGCCAAACAG AATTTTTCATGCGCCGGTGTGATGTACCTCTGCCAATTCATAGAGCAAAGTGGTGGGAAGCTCCCAGAACGCCTG GAGGGCTTAAAACCGTCTGGGAAGCGTTTTAATGGCTTACAG GGGTTGCAACTGGCCATAGAGTCAGGGGATTATAGTGGCTTCGCCAATGATGCTTCTGCTGAGAAGCTAAGCAG GTCCACGTCGGTGAAGTCTGTCAGTTAA
- the LOC100836147 gene encoding F-box/FBD/LRR-repeat protein At5g22660: MDTRVPPVPMDRAMADELRRRGCDPEKTEQVFANVLSYTHYALPDPPVSAAARFFALLPHDSLDRVSRLPDALLRNIVSRLPVDDAARTAALSRRWLGVWRSAPLVLVDADLVPAGTAVARAGARRVTSAVSRILAAHPGPFRCVQLTSSYMEDFPGLLTRWLQQLAVKGIQELVLVNRPWPLDLVLPSTFFGMATLTRLYLGLWKFPDTAGLPSAASFPNLLELGLCCVFLESRDMDFILDRSPVLETLCIQGNLFKMRLRLISHSLRCVQIIGSFFEEISVVDAPLLERLIHSEAWTPDDSCTKVKIGHAPKLHLLGYLELDPGNHVLEVGNNIIKAGTRASPSTMVPSVKILAFGVRFGVRNDVKMIPSVLRCFPNVETLHIKSKETDQPTGKLNVKFWHDSGTINSIRSRIKLLVFHDFRGERSELAFLKFFFESALVLKKVVIVLANDHFTSMDDVHSKVASLRSMKRATEGSSVLVTGSSDPDEGYIRSFKRGSNFSLHDPFANY, encoded by the exons atggACACCCGGGTGCCGCCTGTCCCCATGGATCGTGCGATGGCGGACgagctccggcgccgcgggTGTGACCCGGAGAAAACGGAGCAGGTTTTCGCAAACGTGCTCTCCTACACCCACTACGCCCTCCCGGACCcgcccgtctccgccgccgcccgcttcttcgccctcctcccccacgACAGTCTCGACCGCGTCAGCCGCCTCCCGGACGCGCTCCTCCGCAACATCGTCTCCCGCCTCCCCGTCGACGATGCCGCACGCACCGCCGCGCTCTCCCGTCGCTGGCTCGGGGTCTGGCGCTCCGCCCCGCTCGTCCTCGTCGACGCCGACCTCGTCCCCGCTGGCACCGCGGTCGCGCGCGCCGGTGCGCGGCGCGTCACCTCCGCCGTCTCCCGCATCCTCGCCGCGCACCCGGGGCCTTTCCGCTGCGTCCAGCTCACCAGCAGCTACATGGAGGATTTCCCAGGCCTTCTCACGCGATGGCTCCAGCAACTCGCCGTCAAGGGCATCCAGGAGCTCGTCCTCGTTAACCGCCCGTGGCCGCTCGACCTGGTTCTCCCCTCCACATTCTTCGGCATGGCCACCCTCACCCGCCTCTACCTCGGCCTCTGGAAGTTCCCCGACACCGCCGGTCTcccgagcgccgcctccttccccAACCTCCTCGAGCTAGGGCTTTGCTGCGTCTTCCTGGAGAGCCGGGACATGGACTTCATCCTCGACAGGAGCCCTGTGCTCGAGACCCTGTGCATCCAAGGGAATCTTTTTAAGATGCGCCTCCGCCTCATCAGCCACAGCCTCCGGTGCGTGCAGATCATCGGGTCCTTCTTTGAGGAAATTTCCGTGGTGGACGCCCCGCTCCTTGAGCGGCTGATCCATTCGGAAGCTTGGACCCCGGACGACAGCTGCACCAAAGTCAAAATTGGCCATGCCCCTAAGCTGCACTTGTTGGGTTACTTGGAGCTCGACCCAGGAAATCACGTCCTAGAGGTCGGCAACAACATCATCAAG GCTGGGACAAGGGCGAGCCCAAGCACCATGGTACCGAGTGTGAAAATCCTTGCTTTCGGGGTGCGCTTTGGAGTCCGTAATGATGTCAAGATGATCCCCAGTGTCCTCAGATGCTTTCCTAATGTTGAGACGCTCCATATCAAG TCTAAAGAAACTGATCAACCTACCGGCAAGCTCAATGTCAAGTTCTGGCATGATTCTGGTACCATCAATAGCATCCGGTCACGCATCAAGCTGCTGGTTTTCCATGATTTCCGAGGTGAGCGAAGTGAGCTTGCGTTCCTCAAGTTTTTCTTCGAGAGCGCGTTGGTGCTGAAGAAGGTGGTGATTGTGTTGGCCAATGACCATTTCACTTCAATGGATGACGTGCATTCCAAAGTGGCAAGTCTGCGGTCCATGAAACGGGCCACTGAAGGCTCCTCGGTGCTGGTTACTGGCTCTTCTGATCCTGATGAAGGTTACATTCGGAGCTTCAAGAGAGGATCTAATTTTTCTCTTCACGACCCTTTTGCGAACTACTGA
- the LOC100836453 gene encoding FACT complex subunit SSRP1-B yields the protein MTDGHLFNNISLGGRVGNNPGQFKLHSGGLAWKKQGGGKTIEVDKADIISMTWMKIPRSYQLSVGTKEGIRYMFKGFREQDVSNLANFIQKSTGVAPEEKQLSVSGHNWGGVEITGNMLSFNVGSKEAFEVSLADVSQTQMQGKTDVVLEFHVDDTTGANEKDSLMDISFHIPTTNTQFPGDEDRPSAHIFWQKILAIADVGSSEEAVVTFEGIAILTPRGRYSVELHMSFLRLQGQANDFKIQYSSILRLFVLPKSNNPHTFVVITLDPPIRKGQTLYPHIVIQFQTEVVAEMDLKLSEEVLAEKYKDRLQGSYNGLEHEVFSKILRGLSGAKVTRPSTFRSCQDGYAVKSSLKAEDGLLYPLEKGFFFLPKPPTLILHEEIEYVEFERHGAGGASMSSHYFDLLVKLKNDQEHLFRNIQRNEYHNLFDFVSGKNLKIMNLGEDGQGRTGAVAAALDSTDDSLHDPHLERIKNQAGDEESDEEDEDFVADKDDSGSPSDDSDEGSDASLSGGESEKSSKKEASSSKPPVKRKPKSGDTEGSEKRKPKKKKKDPNAPKRALAPFMYFSKAERANLKSSNPVLGTTDIAKKLGEKWQKMSAEEKQPYVEQHLVDKKRYQEETAAYRDNAGAAPVDVESDDQLSD from the exons ATGACGGACGGCCACCTCTTCAACAACATCTCACTCGGCGGCCGCGTTGGCAAC AACCCTGGTCAGTTTAAGCTTCATTCGGGAGGCCTTGCATGGAAGAAGCAGGGTGGAGGAAAGACCATTGAGGTTGATAAAGCTGATATAATTTCCATGACATGGATGAAAATCCCCAGATCATATCAGCTTAGCGTCGGGACCAAAGAGGGGATCCGGTACATGTTCAAAGGCTTCCGTGAACAG GATGTTAGCAATCTTGCTAACTTTATACAAAAGAGCACGGGAGTCGCACCAGAGGAGAAGCAGCTTTCTGTTAGCGGCCATAATTGGGGCGGAGTTGAAATTACTG GCAATATGCTTAGCTTTAACGTTGGTTCAAAGgaagcatttgaagtttctCTAGCAGATGTATCACAAACTCAAATGCAAGGAAAAACAGACGTTGTTCTTGAGTTCCATGTTGATGATACTACCGGGGCTAACGAG AAAGATTCACTGATGGATATAAGTTTTCATATACCAACTACAAATACTCAATTTCCTGGAGATGAGGATCGTCCTTCAGCTCAT ATCTTCTGGCAGAAGATCTTGGCTATAGCTGATGTTGGCTCATCAGAAGAGGCTGTTGTTACATTTGAAGGAATTGCCATTCTTACTCCAAG AGGTCGATATAGTGTTGAGCTTCACATGTCATTCTTACGACTCCAAGGACAAGCTAATGATTTTAAAATTCAGTACAGCAGTATTCTTCGCCTGTTTGTTTTGCCGAAG TCAAACAATCCTCATACCTTTGTGGTTATTACACTTGATCCGCCAATTCGGAAAGGACAGACATTATATCCTCACATTGTTATTCAG TTTCAAACAGAGGTAGTAGCTGAAATGGACCTGAAACTAAGTGAGGAGGTTTTGGCTGAAAAGTACAAGGATAGGCTGCAAGGCTCTTACAAT GGTCTAGAACATGAGGTATTCTCCAAAATCCTCCGTGGCCTGTCTGGTGCTAAAGTAACAAGGCCAAGCACATTCCGCAGTTGTCAAGATGGATATGCTGTGAAATCATCACTTAAAGCTGAAGATGGATTGCTCTATCCTCTTGAAAagggttttttctttctaccAAAGCCTCCAACACTCATTCTGCATGAGGAG ATTGAGTATGTTGAATTTGAGCGTCATGGTGCTGGGGGTGCTAGTATGTCATCTCACTATTTCGATCTCCTTGTCAAGCTAAAAAATGACCAAGAACATCTTTTCAGAAATATCCAAAGGAATGAATACCATAACCTCTTCGACTTCGTCAG TggtaaaaatttgaaaatcatGAATCTTGGAGAAGATGGCCAAGGTAGAACTGGTGCCGTTGCAGCTGCTCTTGACAGCACTGATGACAGCCTTCACGATCCACATCTGGAGCGAATAAAGAATCAGGCTGGTGATGAAGAAAGTGATGAAGAG GATGAGGATTTTGTGGCAGACAAGGACGACAGCGGATCCCCCAGTGATGATTCTGATGAAGGTTCTGATGCTAGcttaagtggaggagaaagcGAG AAATCTTCAAAAAAGGAAGCTAGTAGTTCAAAGCCACCGGTGAAGAGGAAGCCAAAGAGTGGGGACACAGAAGGTTCAGAGAAAAGAaagccgaagaagaagaagaaagatccCAATGCCCCTAAAAGAGCATTAGCACCATTCATGTACTTCTCGAAGGCTGAGCGAGCG AATTTGAAGAGCAGCAATCCCGTACTGGGTACAACAGACATAGCGAAGAAGCTTGGGGAGAAGTGGCAAAAGATGTCAG CTGAGGAGAAGCAGCCATACGTTGAGCAGCATCTAGTGGATAAAAAACGATACCAGGAGGAGACTGCCGCATACCGCGACAACGCAGGCGCGGCTCCAGTTGACGTTGAGTCCGACGATCAATTATCTGACTGA